Proteins found in one Paenibacillus borealis genomic segment:
- a CDS encoding RsmE family RNA methyltransferase, with the protein MQRYFVTPAQFGQDKVSIDGEDARHIAKVMRGKAGDTLIVSDGVSREALAEIAEIEIGFVTVTILENLAMTHEPRIKITVAQSLPKGDKLETVIQKCTEIGAVAFTPFLSERTIVQYDERKESKRVERWRKICKEAAEQAHRNIVPEVHSPLSWKLLLKSFSEYDAVYFCYEKEEGLQLRSAAAPWLSSLAQDSTAKVMIVVGPEGGFSPEECRAAEEAGAVSVGLGARILRCETAGMVAAACILYESGEMGGA; encoded by the coding sequence ATGCAGCGTTATTTCGTAACACCGGCGCAGTTCGGCCAAGACAAGGTAAGCATTGACGGCGAAGATGCCCGGCATATTGCCAAGGTGATGCGCGGTAAGGCGGGGGATACGCTGATCGTCAGCGACGGCGTTTCCCGTGAGGCACTGGCTGAGATCGCTGAAATAGAGATTGGCTTCGTAACCGTGACCATACTGGAGAATCTGGCCATGACCCACGAGCCGCGAATCAAGATTACTGTAGCCCAGAGCCTGCCGAAGGGGGACAAGCTGGAGACTGTAATCCAGAAATGTACCGAGATTGGTGCGGTTGCCTTCACCCCGTTCCTCTCCGAGCGGACGATTGTGCAGTATGATGAGCGCAAGGAGAGCAAGCGGGTAGAGCGCTGGCGCAAGATCTGCAAGGAAGCTGCCGAGCAGGCGCACCGGAATATCGTTCCGGAGGTGCATTCGCCGCTGAGCTGGAAGCTGCTGCTGAAGAGCTTCAGTGAGTATGACGCGGTGTATTTCTGTTATGAAAAAGAAGAAGGGCTGCAGCTCCGCAGCGCAGCCGCGCCTTGGCTGTCCTCGCTTGCGCAGGATTCAACTGCCAAGGTAATGATTGTAGTCGGCCCGGAGGGCGGCTTCAGTCCGGAGGAATGCCGCGCGGCCGAAGAGGCCGGCGCAGTATCCGTCGGTCTGGGAGCGCGCATTCTGCGCTGTGAAACCGCAGGCATGGTCGCCGCCGCCTGCATTCTATATGAATCCGGAGAAATGGGGGGAGCTTAA
- a CDS encoding ABC transporter ATP-binding protein yields the protein MSKTVIEFTDFTFKYRAQQEPTLHKINLKIHEGEKILIVGPSGSGKSTLAHCINGLIPFAYPGETSGTLTVKGRDTKELGIAGLSEVVGTVLQDPDGQFVGLTVGEDIAFSLENAAVPVREMHERVEAAARAVDIQELLAASPQELSGGQKQKTMLAGVLVSNVDVLLFDEPLASLDPYTGTGAIELIDRLQRETGNTVIIIEHRLEEVLHRPVDRIIVMNEGVIAADLPAAELLSSGLLAESGIREPLYLTALKYAGCEITPEMNPQHLNGIKLETGAAKLRAWYEASEVPQEAEAAPVLLELRDLTFGYDKQAPVLQGLSFSVRRGEMLCIAGRNGAGKSTVSKLICGFYRPSAGSILLNGRDLAADTIKERAEHIGFVMQNPNHMISMTLLYDEIALGIKLRGFAEEEIRERVHRVLRICGLYEFREWPVSALSYGQKKRVTIASILVLEPEVLILDEPTAGQDYRHYNEIMEFLRGLGSTGITVIMITHDMHLMLEYAERTIVLAEGRKLADARPEVILTDRNIVGSANLKETSLFTLAVKAGIDQPVEFVRRFIECDRGNRRG from the coding sequence ATGAGCAAAACGGTTATAGAATTCACCGATTTCACCTTTAAATACCGGGCCCAGCAGGAACCTACACTGCATAAGATCAATCTGAAAATTCATGAAGGCGAGAAGATTCTGATTGTCGGGCCCTCCGGGTCAGGCAAAAGCACCCTGGCCCATTGCATCAATGGCCTGATTCCGTTTGCGTATCCAGGCGAAACAAGCGGCACCTTGACCGTTAAGGGGAGAGATACGAAGGAGCTGGGAATTGCCGGCTTGTCAGAGGTGGTGGGGACTGTGCTGCAGGACCCTGACGGGCAGTTTGTCGGCCTGACCGTAGGCGAGGATATTGCCTTCAGTCTGGAGAACGCAGCGGTTCCGGTGCGGGAGATGCATGAGCGGGTGGAAGCTGCGGCAAGAGCGGTCGATATTCAGGAGCTGCTGGCAGCTTCTCCGCAGGAGCTGTCCGGCGGACAGAAGCAGAAGACCATGCTGGCCGGGGTGCTGGTCAGCAATGTGGATGTCCTGCTGTTCGATGAGCCGCTGGCCAGTCTTGATCCCTATACGGGAACCGGGGCGATTGAGCTGATCGACCGGTTGCAGCGTGAGACCGGCAATACGGTCATTATCATTGAGCACCGGCTGGAGGAAGTGCTGCACCGTCCGGTGGACCGGATCATTGTCATGAATGAAGGAGTCATTGCGGCGGATCTGCCGGCCGCCGAGCTGCTGAGCTCTGGGCTGCTTGCGGAGTCAGGTATCCGGGAGCCGCTGTATCTTACCGCTCTTAAATATGCCGGCTGCGAGATTACGCCGGAGATGAACCCGCAGCATCTGAACGGGATTAAGCTAGAGACAGGAGCCGCCAAGCTCCGCGCCTGGTATGAGGCCAGTGAAGTACCGCAGGAGGCGGAAGCGGCACCTGTGCTGCTTGAGCTGCGGGATCTTACCTTTGGCTATGACAAGCAGGCTCCGGTGCTGCAGGGACTGTCTTTCAGCGTCCGCCGCGGCGAGATGCTCTGCATTGCCGGGAGGAACGGTGCGGGCAAATCAACGGTGTCGAAGCTGATTTGCGGGTTCTACCGGCCGTCAGCGGGAAGTATTCTGCTGAACGGGCGTGATCTGGCAGCGGATACGATCAAGGAGCGGGCAGAGCATATCGGCTTCGTGATGCAGAATCCCAATCATATGATCTCCATGACGCTGCTCTATGACGAGATTGCCCTGGGAATTAAGCTGCGGGGCTTCGCGGAAGAAGAGATCCGCGAGAGGGTACATAGGGTACTCCGGATTTGCGGGCTGTATGAATTCCGCGAATGGCCGGTTTCAGCGCTCAGCTACGGGCAGAAGAAACGGGTGACCATTGCTTCCATCCTGGTGCTGGAGCCGGAGGTGCTCATTCTGGATGAACCCACCGCCGGACAGGATTACCGGCACTATAACGAGATTATGGAGTTTCTGCGCGGACTTGGCAGCACCGGGATTACGGTAATCATGATTACGCATGACATGCACCTGATGCTGGAGTACGCAGAGCGGACAATTGTGCTGGCGGAGGGCAGGAAGCTGGCTGATGCCCGGCCGGAAGTGATTCTGACCGACAGGAATATTGTGGGCAGCGCCAATCTGAAGGAGACTTCACTGTTTACACTGGCAGTGAAGGCGGGGATTGACCAGCCGGTGGAATTTGTCCGGCGGTTTATCGAATGTGACAGGGGGAACCGGCGCGGATGA
- a CDS encoding energy-coupling factor transporter transmembrane component T family protein: MKAKMLTYTKQDSPVHRLTGATKLIIFAVWSVSAMITYDTRCLLLMLLFSLAVFRISRVRFQDYAFVLYFILIFFLLNHIAIFAFSPLEGTRIYGTRHDLLHLAGRYTLTAEQLFYQFNIALKYAVVIPMALLFLLTTDPSEFAASLNRVGVNYKIAYSVSLALRYIPDIQQDYENISFSAQARGIDISRKEKLPKRLKNIVSILLPLILTSIERIEKISTAMELRGFGTGRGRTWYQARPFTRSDYAALCLMVGIAAAATIITFYDGSRFYSIF, translated from the coding sequence ATGAAGGCTAAGATGCTAACCTATACCAAACAGGATTCTCCGGTGCACCGGCTGACGGGGGCGACGAAGCTGATTATATTCGCCGTCTGGTCGGTCTCTGCCATGATTACCTACGATACCCGCTGCCTGCTGCTGATGCTGCTCTTCAGCCTGGCCGTATTCCGGATTTCGCGGGTCCGGTTTCAGGACTATGCCTTCGTGCTCTATTTCATTCTGATCTTCTTTCTGCTGAATCATATCGCGATCTTTGCCTTCTCACCGCTGGAAGGTACACGCATCTACGGCACCCGGCATGATCTGCTCCATCTGGCCGGACGTTACACCTTGACGGCGGAGCAGCTGTTCTATCAATTCAATATCGCTCTGAAGTATGCGGTCGTGATTCCGATGGCGCTGCTGTTCCTGCTCACGACAGATCCGAGCGAATTCGCCGCTTCGCTGAACCGGGTCGGGGTCAATTACAAGATCGCATATTCCGTTTCGCTGGCCTTGCGCTATATCCCCGATATCCAGCAGGATTATGAGAATATCTCCTTCTCGGCACAGGCGCGGGGAATTGATATCTCCCGCAAGGAGAAGCTGCCTAAGCGGCTGAAGAACATCGTATCGATTCTGCTCCCGCTGATTCTGACCAGTATCGAGCGGATTGAGAAGATCAGCACTGCGATGGAGCTGCGCGGCTTCGGAACAGGCCGGGGGCGGACCTGGTACCAGGCCCGGCCGTTTACCCGCAGCGATTATGCTGCGCTGTGTCTGATGGTGGGGATAGCCGCAGCCGCGACGATTATTACTTTTTATGACGGCTCGCGGTTTTATAGTATTTTCTGA
- a CDS encoding site-2 protease family protein has product MEFLQSFIRMPLEQLPFLLITLLIAFTVHEFSHAYFANKFGDPTARLLGRMTLNPAVHFDFFGIILLVVAGFGWARPVPVNRDNFSRPRLMGVIVSAVGPISNLLLGFLGAMIYSALAATGVLESISNDRVLQAIYWFFGIFIQLNFFLFLFNLIPLPPLDGYRIVEDVAPRPIRGRLQQYEQWAVFIFLLILFIPGLRAYTITPLDNWANQMSAGAVQFFYGLFGG; this is encoded by the coding sequence ATGGAATTTCTGCAAAGCTTTATACGAATGCCGCTGGAACAGCTTCCGTTCCTGCTTATTACCCTGCTCATCGCCTTTACAGTACATGAGTTTAGCCATGCTTACTTTGCGAACAAGTTCGGTGACCCGACAGCACGCCTGCTCGGCCGCATGACCCTGAACCCGGCGGTGCATTTCGATTTCTTTGGAATTATCCTGCTCGTGGTCGCCGGCTTCGGCTGGGCGCGGCCGGTTCCGGTTAACCGTGACAATTTCAGCCGTCCCCGTCTGATGGGCGTTATCGTATCTGCTGTCGGTCCGATCAGCAATCTGCTCCTCGGGTTCCTCGGAGCAATGATTTATTCGGCTCTGGCGGCGACCGGAGTGTTGGAATCTATCAGCAATGACCGCGTGCTTCAGGCTATTTACTGGTTCTTCGGCATTTTCATTCAACTTAATTTCTTCCTGTTCCTGTTCAATCTGATTCCCCTGCCGCCGCTGGACGGCTACAGGATTGTGGAGGATGTGGCTCCGCGTCCGATCCGCGGGAGACTGCAGCAGTATGAGCAGTGGGCGGTCTTCATCTTTTTGCTGATCCTGTTTATCCCGGGTCTGCGTGCCTACACGATTACACCGCTGGATAACTGGGCCAATCAAATGAGCGCCGGAGCCGTGCAATTCTTCTACGGATTATTCGGCGGCTAG
- a CDS encoding Na/Pi cotransporter family protein, translating into MIRDLLFPVIYGLVIFLAGMKVMEASLSRLAGPLLTRSLHKATSTPAKGLIASSLLSALLQSSTAVTVLTIGMVNAGLLTYARTLGIILGSNIGTCLTTELISLQISTMAAPLLAAALCLWAAAVMAGELSPQAWRLVEACRRISGPLQFICLAVAGFALVLWGIAVMQSIGPALEGSGLFRWFLGHAATSALWGLAAGAVLTAMVHSSAAVIGMAMGLATSGVMPPELGIAIVLGANIGTCVTAVIAAIGSTPSGVFVAWSHVALNVGGALLFLPFIGPLQSLSAWIGGGPAAQLAHAQTIFNVVCSLGVLPLCYLPVWSRLEQRLQR; encoded by the coding sequence ATGATCCGTGACCTGCTGTTCCCTGTCATTTACGGCCTTGTCATCTTTCTCGCCGGCATGAAGGTGATGGAAGCCTCATTGTCGAGGCTTGCCGGCCCGCTCCTGACCCGGAGTCTGCATAAAGCAACCTCTACGCCGGCCAAAGGCCTGATTGCCAGCAGCCTGCTATCCGCGCTGCTGCAGAGCAGCACGGCCGTAACCGTGCTGACTATCGGTATGGTCAATGCCGGGCTGCTGACGTATGCCCGGACGCTGGGCATTATCCTCGGCAGCAACATCGGCACCTGCCTGACTACAGAGCTGATCAGCCTGCAGATCAGCACCATGGCAGCGCCGCTGCTGGCAGCAGCGCTATGCCTCTGGGCGGCCGCGGTGATGGCCGGCGAGCTATCCCCGCAGGCATGGCGGCTGGTTGAAGCCTGCCGCCGGATCTCGGGGCCGCTGCAGTTCATCTGCCTTGCGGTGGCCGGCTTCGCGCTGGTCCTCTGGGGCATCGCGGTTATGCAGTCGATCGGCCCCGCCCTGGAAGGCAGCGGATTGTTCCGCTGGTTCCTCGGACATGCCGCCACAAGCGCACTGTGGGGGCTGGCAGCTGGTGCCGTGCTGACCGCGATGGTGCACAGCAGCGCGGCGGTGATCGGCATGGCGATGGGCCTCGCGACCAGCGGCGTTATGCCGCCGGAGCTCGGGATCGCCATCGTGCTTGGCGCGAACATCGGCACCTGCGTTACGGCCGTAATTGCCGCCATCGGCAGCACGCCGTCCGGCGTGTTCGTTGCCTGGTCGCATGTGGCGCTCAATGTCGGCGGCGCCCTGCTCTTCCTGCCCTTCATCGGACCGCTGCAGTCACTCTCCGCCTGGATTGGCGGCGGACCTGCCGCACAGCTCGCTCATGCCCAGACCATCTTCAATGTCGTGTGCTCACTCGGGGTACTGCCGCTGTGCTACCTGCCCGTATGGTCCAGGCTGGAGCAGCGGCTTCAGCGCTAA
- a CDS encoding ECF-type riboflavin transporter substrate-binding protein, with the protein MKQVAKHKALSIQTIVAIGIGSPLFVILGRFGSIPSGIPNTNIETTYALLALFALLYGPVAGLFIGLIGHTLKDAIFYGSPWFSWVISSGLVGLIIGLLAARIAIRDGEFGRKEIIAFNLAQIVANAIAWFVVAPVLDILIYAEPANKVFTQGLIAGASNIVTVAVIGTLLAVAYSKTRTKQGSLKRLQ; encoded by the coding sequence ATGAAGCAGGTGGCTAAGCACAAGGCATTATCCATTCAAACAATTGTGGCAATCGGCATCGGTTCGCCGTTATTCGTAATACTGGGGAGGTTCGGTTCCATTCCTTCGGGTATCCCGAATACCAACATTGAGACTACATACGCACTTCTGGCGCTGTTTGCGCTGCTATACGGACCGGTTGCCGGACTCTTCATCGGACTGATCGGGCACACACTGAAGGATGCGATCTTCTACGGTTCGCCTTGGTTCAGCTGGGTCATCTCCTCGGGACTCGTCGGGCTGATTATCGGGCTGCTGGCAGCCAGAATAGCGATCAGGGACGGTGAGTTTGGCCGGAAAGAGATCATTGCCTTCAATTTAGCGCAGATTGTCGCCAATGCCATTGCGTGGTTCGTAGTAGCGCCGGTGCTGGACATTCTCATCTATGCGGAACCGGCTAACAAGGTCTTCACCCAGGGGCTGATCGCCGGGGCGTCCAACATCGTAACGGTGGCGGTCATCGGAACACTGCTCGCTGTAGCCTACTCCAAGACGAGAACGAAACAGGGTAGCCTGAAAAGACTGCAATAA
- the mtaB gene encoding tRNA (N(6)-L-threonylcarbamoyladenosine(37)-C(2))-methylthiotransferase MtaB, which translates to MPSVAFYTLGCKVNFYDTEAIWQLFKNEGYEQVDFEGSADVYLINTCTVTNTGDKKSRQMIRRAVRRNPEAIVAVTGCYAQTSPGEILDIPGVDLVIGNQDREQIMTHVKNIQESRQPVNAVRNIMKTREFEELDVPGFADRTRAFMKIQDGCNNFCTFCIIPWSRGLSRSRDPKSIVAQAHQLVEAGYKEFVLTGIHTGGYGDDLDNYRLADLLWELDQVDGLERVRISSIEASQIDEKLLEVLNRSSKMCRHLHIPLQAGHNDVLKAMRRKYTTEEYYAKMQLIRQAMPDVGITTDVIVGFPGETEEMFRAGYDFMKAVNYSEMHVFPYSKRTGTPAARMLNQVDEEIKNERVQKLIDLSEEMQLAYARKFVGRTLSVIPERSAKGSPGRSIQHGFSDNYLQILFSGDDSLQGELCEVKVTEAGVNECRGELVSVSRATAEPRRA; encoded by the coding sequence ATGCCATCCGTAGCATTTTATACTTTAGGTTGTAAAGTCAATTTCTATGACACTGAAGCGATCTGGCAGCTATTCAAAAATGAAGGTTACGAGCAGGTTGATTTCGAAGGTTCCGCCGATGTCTACCTGATTAACACCTGCACGGTGACCAATACGGGCGACAAAAAAAGCCGGCAAATGATCCGCCGTGCCGTGCGCCGCAATCCTGAAGCGATCGTCGCTGTAACCGGCTGCTATGCGCAGACTTCACCCGGAGAGATTCTCGACATTCCCGGCGTCGATCTGGTCATCGGCAACCAGGACCGTGAGCAGATCATGACCCATGTGAAGAATATCCAGGAATCGCGCCAGCCTGTGAATGCGGTCCGCAACATTATGAAGACCCGGGAGTTCGAGGAGCTGGACGTTCCCGGATTCGCTGACCGGACGCGCGCGTTCATGAAAATTCAGGACGGCTGCAACAACTTCTGCACCTTCTGCATCATTCCCTGGTCGCGCGGCCTGTCGCGCAGCCGGGATCCGAAATCGATTGTCGCCCAGGCGCATCAGCTTGTGGAAGCCGGATATAAGGAATTTGTGCTGACCGGTATCCATACCGGGGGATACGGCGATGATCTGGACAACTACCGTCTGGCTGATCTGCTGTGGGAGCTGGATCAGGTTGATGGCCTGGAACGGGTACGCATCAGCTCGATTGAAGCCAGCCAGATTGATGAGAAGCTGCTTGAGGTGCTGAACCGCAGCTCCAAGATGTGCCGCCATCTGCATATTCCGCTGCAGGCCGGACATAACGACGTGCTGAAGGCGATGCGCCGTAAATATACGACCGAAGAGTATTATGCCAAAATGCAGCTGATCCGCCAGGCGATGCCGGATGTAGGCATTACAACCGACGTTATTGTCGGCTTCCCGGGCGAGACCGAGGAGATGTTCCGCGCCGGTTATGACTTCATGAAGGCGGTCAACTATTCCGAGATGCATGTGTTCCCGTATTCCAAGCGGACCGGCACGCCTGCTGCACGGATGCTGAACCAAGTGGATGAAGAGATCAAGAACGAACGTGTCCAGAAGCTGATCGACCTCTCTGAGGAGATGCAGCTGGCTTATGCCCGGAAATTCGTCGGCAGAACTCTGTCCGTCATTCCTGAGCGTTCAGCCAAGGGATCACCGGGACGCAGTATTCAGCACGGCTTCAGCGACAACTATCTGCAGATTCTCTTCAGCGGTGATGACTCGCTGCAGGGTGAGCTCTGCGAGGTGAAGGTGACTGAAGCTGGTGTGAACGAATGCCGCGGTGAGCTTGTCAGTGTGAGCAGAGCCACAGCCGAACCGCGCCGCGCGTAA
- a CDS encoding acyltransferase family protein, with translation MKRLAQLDSIRGLASLSVVLHHLWQSAPVLPAVFYYSPARIFIGGHQAVILFFILSGFVLALPFLGGKTASYSAFIIKRICRIYLPYLVALILAIIAASLLHNKSESQVGSFFYFFWQSGFSLRLIAEHLTLLTNFNTNAYNTVIWSLLHEMRISLIFPLLMILVLRRGLVFNLLICLLLNMASAANDIFGLESSRGFHTSYFDTVYYTSFFIIGALLAKHRAELMSLCQRAGQLYKAAGLAAAILLYAYSRFISDKIHLPFNRVIDDYGITLAVAFFIILALTSVQLIKLLSLNFISFLGKISYSLYLYHFIVFLTLAYTIQPYIPYWLFGLLTLALSILAATASYYAVEKPAMALGRHLSSYVTRPRTGRSALHKGPEAEAVTQQI, from the coding sequence ATGAAGCGGCTTGCTCAACTGGATTCCATACGCGGACTGGCCTCACTATCTGTAGTGCTTCATCATCTGTGGCAGTCTGCTCCGGTATTGCCGGCTGTATTCTATTATTCCCCGGCCCGGATATTCATCGGCGGCCATCAGGCCGTCATTCTCTTCTTCATCCTTAGCGGCTTCGTGCTCGCTCTCCCGTTCCTGGGCGGCAAAACTGCCTCATATTCCGCCTTCATCATCAAACGGATCTGCCGGATCTATCTCCCCTATCTAGTGGCCCTGATCCTTGCGATCATTGCCGCCAGCCTGCTGCATAACAAGTCAGAGAGTCAGGTAGGTTCATTCTTCTACTTCTTCTGGCAGAGCGGGTTCAGCCTCCGGCTGATCGCCGAGCATCTGACGCTGCTCACCAACTTCAATACCAACGCCTACAATACCGTCATCTGGTCTCTGCTCCATGAGATGCGGATCTCCCTGATTTTCCCGCTGTTAATGATCCTAGTGCTCAGGCGCGGCCTGGTGTTCAATCTCCTCATCTGCCTCCTGCTGAACATGGCCAGCGCAGCCAATGATATCTTCGGCCTGGAGTCCAGCAGAGGATTTCACACTTCATATTTTGACACCGTCTATTACACCTCGTTCTTCATCATCGGCGCCCTGCTGGCCAAGCACAGGGCAGAACTGATGAGCCTCTGCCAGCGTGCCGGACAGCTGTACAAGGCGGCCGGCCTGGCCGCAGCCATCCTGCTCTATGCCTACTCCCGTTTCATCTCCGACAAAATCCATCTGCCGTTCAACCGCGTTATCGACGACTATGGGATCACTCTGGCTGTGGCTTTCTTCATCATCCTGGCACTTACTTCAGTGCAGCTGATCAAGCTGCTCTCTCTGAACTTCATCAGCTTCCTTGGTAAAATCTCATACAGTCTCTATCTCTACCATTTCATCGTGTTCCTCACTCTGGCCTATACCATCCAGCCTTATATTCCCTACTGGCTGTTCGGCCTGCTTACACTGGCTCTTAGCATTCTGGCGGCTACAGCAAGCTATTATGCGGTGGAGAAGCCGGCTATGGCTCTCGGACGGCATCTCAGCAGCTATGTCACCAGACCCCGGACGGGACGTTCCGCGCTGCACAAGGGTCCTGAAGCTGAGGCTGTGACGCAGCAGATCTGA
- a CDS encoding Ig-like domain-containing protein: MILLVAAAFPVNVFAAAGDINSIEIDSSDKIELTVGQTPKQLKVYANVEGSSSKRDVTASATWTSSKNEVVSVINGQIKPLTYGTAMITATYSNNAVDTVEVSVTYPYKDLTLKRSTEGSYKLGDKEASLLVTATAKGGESATEEKDVTKDADWSSSNSGVLTITAGKITLVGEGTATVTAKYKGLTETFKAVVELPYSAIELKDKNGTVVKELEMLVGDDPVQLTAKTKATAESTESTIANADVDWSSSAESVAKVDEGKITILGVGKAVITASYLGVTQSVDVYVRAPYEALLLNPTGDQSLFLGESLNVTASMRNAVNSTTNETAAATWTSDNLMAATVAANVTDASNAFATVTGKAVGSSVIKADHLGISKTFKVTVYPTLTELTLEKTEQEIYTADSVSLPKVSGTKYDGTKLDISDEIEWTSANEEIVSIKDGKLTGGKAGTATLTGKIKAGAVTAGSATAIRSKTVELKVTVKNKVLVLIGPEDALGLVIGEETPLPAVQAVLENGDELDVTDTIVWELGGSNAVLKQSAAAKTIKGLVKGSATLKGTYSNKTISVPVTIEQKVVKLVVEPAVLEMNIKGSKTIKVTGYFSNGKTANFSGGMNWVSSNPEVASVKGTSVKAITEGTVTLSGSYQGIPATVKISVVPKLMKITVSENKLSLAPGAGKSVVVTALYDTGKSAVVTGSVVWTSSKPSVAKVNSSGQITAVSKGTTSVKGKLGTKTVTVSVTVK; encoded by the coding sequence ATGATATTGCTCGTTGCTGCAGCTTTTCCGGTAAACGTCTTTGCCGCTGCTGGAGACATCAACTCTATTGAAATCGACAGCTCTGACAAAATAGAGCTAACCGTTGGCCAGACACCGAAGCAGCTTAAGGTATATGCCAATGTAGAAGGCTCTTCTTCCAAGAGGGATGTGACGGCATCCGCCACATGGACCTCCTCCAAGAATGAAGTTGTCAGCGTAATTAACGGTCAGATCAAGCCGCTTACTTACGGGACGGCAATGATTACAGCTACTTACAGTAATAATGCGGTAGATACTGTTGAGGTATCTGTTACGTATCCGTATAAAGATCTTACACTGAAACGCAGCACGGAGGGCAGCTACAAACTAGGAGACAAAGAAGCCTCACTCCTAGTTACCGCAACGGCCAAGGGCGGCGAATCAGCCACTGAAGAGAAAGATGTGACGAAGGACGCCGACTGGAGCAGCTCGAATTCAGGCGTACTGACAATTACAGCGGGTAAGATTACGCTGGTAGGCGAAGGAACGGCGACAGTTACTGCCAAGTACAAGGGATTAACTGAGACTTTCAAGGCAGTTGTGGAGCTTCCTTATTCGGCAATTGAACTGAAAGACAAAAACGGGACGGTTGTCAAAGAGCTGGAAATGCTGGTTGGTGACGATCCGGTACAACTGACCGCCAAGACGAAAGCGACTGCGGAGAGTACGGAATCCACCATAGCCAATGCTGATGTGGACTGGAGCAGCTCGGCTGAAAGTGTTGCTAAAGTAGATGAAGGTAAGATTACTATACTTGGAGTCGGCAAAGCGGTTATCACTGCCAGTTACCTCGGAGTTACCCAGTCGGTGGATGTGTATGTGCGTGCACCTTATGAAGCGCTGCTGCTGAATCCTACAGGGGATCAATCCCTGTTCCTGGGCGAAAGCCTCAACGTGACGGCTTCCATGCGTAATGCAGTGAATTCGACCACCAATGAAACGGCAGCGGCAACCTGGACCTCCGACAACCTGATGGCGGCTACGGTAGCTGCCAATGTTACCGATGCCAGCAATGCTTTTGCTACAGTAACAGGCAAAGCGGTAGGGTCTTCTGTCATCAAAGCAGATCACCTCGGAATCAGCAAAACCTTCAAGGTAACGGTCTATCCAACCCTGACTGAGCTGACCCTAGAGAAGACTGAACAGGAAATATACACAGCAGACTCCGTCAGCCTGCCGAAGGTAAGCGGAACGAAATATGACGGAACCAAGCTGGATATCAGCGATGAAATCGAGTGGACCTCGGCGAATGAAGAGATTGTCTCGATTAAGGACGGGAAGCTTACCGGCGGCAAGGCAGGTACGGCTACCCTGACAGGCAAGATCAAAGCAGGTGCAGTAACTGCAGGTTCTGCGACTGCGATCCGCTCCAAGACGGTTGAGCTCAAAGTTACAGTTAAGAATAAAGTGCTTGTTCTGATTGGACCGGAAGATGCACTGGGGCTGGTCATCGGTGAAGAAACGCCGCTCCCGGCGGTTCAGGCCGTACTGGAGAACGGTGATGAGCTCGATGTAACAGACACCATTGTCTGGGAACTGGGCGGAAGCAACGCGGTTCTCAAGCAATCGGCAGCTGCCAAGACCATTAAAGGTCTGGTCAAAGGCTCGGCAACACTCAAAGGAACATATTCCAATAAGACGATCAGTGTTCCGGTAACGATTGAGCAGAAGGTTGTGAAGCTCGTCGTAGAACCGGCTGTGCTTGAGATGAATATCAAAGGCTCCAAAACGATTAAGGTCACCGGATATTTCTCGAACGGCAAAACTGCGAACTTCTCGGGCGGAATGAACTGGGTATCGTCAAATCCGGAAGTTGCTTCTGTGAAGGGAACGTCGGTCAAAGCGATTACGGAAGGTACAGTAACCTTGAGCGGTTCCTACCAGGGGATTCCTGCCACCGTCAAAATCTCAGTGGTGCCGAAGCTAATGAAGATTACGGTCAGTGAGAATAAGCTGAGCCTTGCACCGGGTGCAGGCAAAAGCGTAGTTGTAACCGCATTGTATGATACGGGCAAGAGCGCAGTTGTCACAGGAAGCGTAGTCTGGACCAGTTCCAAGCCTTCTGTGGCTAAAGTGAATTCCTCCGGGCAGATTACAGCGGTAAGCAAAGGAACAACATCGGTTAAAGGCAAGCTGGGCACGAAGACAGTGACAGTATCAGTTACTGTGAAATAG